The genomic window CTTTAGCTTTACGTTTGGGTCATCGCCAGTCGGTTGATCTGGATTTTTTTACACCCAAGAAATTTGACGAGCAGGTAATTTTGATGCAGTTGAAACAAACCGGTAGGTTTGAATCAAAAACGGTTGCCTGGAGAACGGTGATAGGTGATTTTTTTAAGGTTTCTTTCAGTTTGTTTTATTACGAATATTCGGTTTTAGATAAAACCGACGATTTTTTTGGCATAAAAATTGCCAGTTTGAAAGATATTGCGGCGATGAAAATTCATGCGATTGAAGACAGAGGCTCAAAGCGCGATTTTGTGGATTTATTTTTTCTGACGAAAACTTTTTCTTTAAGAGAAATGCTGAATTTTTATGGACAAAAATATCATTGTTTAGAGAAACATAAGCTTTTTATTCTTAAAGGCATGAATTATTTCGAAGATGCTGAATCGGAAAAAATGCGGCCGATGTTTAAAGAGGTGGATTGGGACAAACTCAAGCAATATTTTCAGAATCAGGTTAAGCAGTTAGCTAAAGAGTGGGGGATTCTTTGAGGATTAATTCTAAGATTTGAGGAGGGATTGTTTGTCGATATAATTCAAAACGGTCTTTGGCGTTAATGAGTTTAGCGGTTAGGGCGGCATGATTCATAAACAACTGAATCATGGCTGAACCGTATGGGTAGAGGTCATGAGGAGCTTGTTCACTAATAGCGATTAACCAATTATTTTCTTGAGTGATATCTGGTAAGCTGAAACCTTTGGTTTCTAGGCTTGCGGATAAGAATTTTAAGCCAACCGCGGCTGGAGTAAGACATTGAGGGGCGCCGTTAGTGATCACT from Candidatus Beckwithbacteria bacterium includes these protein-coding regions:
- a CDS encoding nucleotidyl transferase AbiEii/AbiGii toxin family protein — encoded protein: MFANTLSPDTLRGIKLIGQGKWLDFAYLAGGTALALRLGHRQSVDLDFFTPKKFDEQVILMQLKQTGRFESKTVAWRTVIGDFFKVSFSLFYYEYSVLDKTDDFFGIKIASLKDIAAMKIHAIEDRGSKRDFVDLFFLTKTFSLREMLNFYGQKYHCLEKHKLFILKGMNYFEDAESEKMRPMFKEVDWDKLKQYFQNQVKQLAKEWGIL